Proteins encoded by one window of Luteimonas yindakuii:
- a CDS encoding SRPBCC domain-containing protein yields MAEDRTLRTSRTLPYSPAQIYGAFASPDLLSRWWGPDGFTNTFEVFEFTAGGRWKFVMHGPDGNDHVNESVFVALVPDARIVIRHDCAPHFTLTVELAPVGDGTLLTWAQVFEDARTAQAVKQRAGPANEQNLDRLTEVLGRDRGAT; encoded by the coding sequence ATGGCTGAAGACCGGACACTGCGCACCTCGAGAACGTTGCCGTATTCCCCTGCACAGATATACGGCGCCTTTGCGTCGCCCGACCTGCTGTCCCGATGGTGGGGCCCGGACGGGTTCACGAATACCTTCGAGGTGTTCGAGTTCACTGCAGGCGGCCGCTGGAAGTTCGTCATGCACGGCCCCGACGGCAATGACCACGTCAATGAAAGCGTCTTCGTGGCCCTGGTGCCCGACGCCAGGATCGTCATCCGCCATGACTGCGCTCCGCACTTCACGCTGACGGTCGAACTCGCACCGGTCGGTGATGGGACGCTCCTGACCTGGGCGCAGGTCTTCGAGGATGCGCGGACAGCGCAGGCGGTGAAACAACGCGCCGGACCGGCGAACGAGCAGAACCTGGATCGGCTGACCGAAGTGCTCGGCCGGGATCGTGGCGCCACCTGA
- a CDS encoding DUF1801 domain-containing protein, with product MSGNKTQSTHASVEEHIASRASAQQRADCQELLALLGAATRAPPRMWGPSIVGFGSYRYTYESGRSGEAPLAAFAIRGRELVLYLDCEGDPQQALLSRLGRHRMGKSCLYFKQLADLDTSVLRQLVDDSIAQVKRRHGPQDGA from the coding sequence ATGTCCGGGAACAAGACGCAGTCCACCCACGCCAGCGTGGAAGAGCACATCGCCTCGCGGGCCAGTGCGCAGCAGCGCGCCGACTGCCAGGAGCTGCTGGCGCTGCTTGGCGCAGCCACCCGGGCCCCTCCCCGCATGTGGGGACCGAGCATCGTCGGCTTCGGCTCCTACCGCTACACCTATGAGAGCGGCCGCAGCGGTGAGGCGCCTCTTGCCGCCTTTGCCATCCGGGGCCGCGAACTCGTGCTGTACCTCGATTGCGAGGGCGACCCGCAGCAGGCGCTGCTGTCCAGACTCGGCAGGCACCGGATGGGAAAATCCTGCCTGTATTTCAAACAGTTGGCCGACCTGGACACATCGGTGCTCCGGCAACTGGTCGATGACTCCATCGCCCAGGTGAAGCGCCGTCATGGACCACAGGATGGAGCCTAG
- a CDS encoding amidohydrolase family protein: MSRRLPVLLATALAAALALPVAAQDVLIRNATVHTATASGTLQSADVLVRGGRIVEVGSGLAAGGVPVVEAAGRPLTPALFGGINGLGIEEVSGEDSTSDGRLALGDGAKDMVVRPEFDVTLAYNPDSILRPVATAEGIGFTLLAAGATAGGSIIAGQGAPMRLDGSIDPAGPRLLFLQLGARGAELTGTSRAAQWMLLDQIIDEARGRIPVGSHVSLLTPAGRGALTRYLDGNGRVLVAVDRAADIRQLLRWAQRHNLRIAIAGGSEAWRVAGELAAANVPVFVDPLDNLPAGFDQLHASLENAARLHAAGVKVSFAQASDAAHNARKLRQLAGNAVANGMPWDAALAGLTRVPAETLGVDGVGTIAVGQRADLVLWSGDPLDVIHTAEQTWFDGRAIPMRSRQTELRDRYLREASPREQGGLPRAYSR; the protein is encoded by the coding sequence ATGAGCCGCCGCCTCCCGGTCCTGCTCGCCACCGCGCTTGCCGCGGCCCTCGCGCTGCCGGTTGCCGCGCAGGACGTGCTGATCCGCAACGCCACCGTGCACACCGCAACCGCCAGCGGCACCCTGCAGAGCGCTGACGTGCTGGTGCGCGGCGGGCGCATCGTCGAGGTCGGCAGCGGCCTTGCCGCCGGTGGCGTGCCGGTGGTGGAGGCGGCCGGCAGGCCGCTGACGCCGGCGCTGTTCGGCGGCATCAACGGCCTCGGCATCGAGGAGGTGTCCGGCGAGGACAGCACCAGCGACGGGCGCCTCGCGCTCGGAGACGGCGCCAAGGACATGGTGGTGCGGCCGGAGTTCGACGTGACCCTGGCCTACAACCCGGATTCGATCCTGCGCCCGGTCGCCACCGCCGAAGGCATCGGCTTCACCCTGCTGGCGGCCGGTGCGACGGCCGGCGGTTCGATCATCGCCGGCCAGGGTGCGCCGATGCGGCTGGACGGCAGCATCGACCCCGCCGGCCCACGCCTGCTGTTCCTGCAGCTGGGCGCGCGCGGGGCGGAACTCACCGGCACCTCGCGCGCGGCGCAGTGGATGCTGCTCGACCAGATCATTGACGAGGCGCGCGGCCGCATCCCGGTCGGCTCGCACGTGTCGCTGCTGACGCCGGCCGGCCGCGGCGCGCTCACCCGCTACCTCGACGGCAACGGCCGCGTGCTGGTGGCGGTTGACCGCGCCGCCGACATCCGCCAGCTGCTGCGCTGGGCGCAGCGCCACAACCTGCGCATCGCCATCGCCGGTGGCAGCGAAGCCTGGCGCGTGGCAGGCGAACTCGCCGCGGCCAACGTGCCGGTGTTCGTCGATCCGCTCGACAACCTGCCGGCCGGCTTCGACCAGCTGCACGCCTCGCTGGAGAACGCCGCCCGCCTGCACGCCGCCGGCGTAAAGGTGTCGTTCGCGCAGGCCAGCGACGCCGCCCACAACGCGCGCAAGCTGCGCCAGCTGGCCGGCAACGCGGTCGCCAACGGCATGCCCTGGGATGCAGCGCTCGCAGGCCTCACCCGCGTGCCCGCGGAAACCCTGGGCGTGGACGGCGTCGGCACGATTGCAGTTGGCCAGCGCGCCGACCTGGTGCTGTGGAGCGGCGACCCGCTCGATGTCATCCACACCGCCGAGCAGACCTGGTTCGACGGCCGCGCCATCCCCATGCGCTCGCGCCAGACCGAACTGCGCGACCGTTACCTGCGCGAGGCATCGCCGCGCGAGCAGGGCGGACTGCCGCGGGCCTACAGCCGCTGA